The DNA window CGCGACCGTGCCAAAAACCGGAATCGGCGGCGCCGAGTCATTTATCGGCAAATGCCAGTTTCTCGATACCATTCGGGAGTCCAAGTACAGTTCAACCATGCTGGTGGAAAATAAAGAGACTCATGAACGGTATGTCATAAAGAAAAACGAAAAGAGTTCTACCGGCCTCAAAGAGGCGCGGCTTCTTTCCAAATTGAGGCACAAAAATATTATCGATATTTTCGGCGCCGGGGGAGACCTGCGGCGGCTGGTGGTGATGATGGAATACGCCCCCGGCGGGTCGCTCGCCGATAGAATGGTCAAGACCTATTCCTGCGAGAAGGCGCTGGAGATCGTTGCCGAAGCGGCCGAAGGACTCGATTTTGCCCACAAAAACAATATCATCCATGGTAATCTTCGCCCCTCGAATATCCTTTTTACCAAAGAGGATCGACTGAAACTCACCGATTTCGGTTTGCCGCCCCATTATACCATGGTGGAAAAAAACTGGTATGCCCCGCCGGAACGGCGGGCCGGCAAGCAGGGAGATATCTACGCCCTGGGAGTGATACTGTATCAGATGCTTCTCGGCAAAAATCCGGCTTATGACCGGGCCGGAAAATTATTTTTCGGTGCCATGCAGAAATCGATTCCCGCCCCGCTCCAGAATATTCTTAACAAAATGCTGGCTATCCGGATGACCGCCCGCTACAAGGGCACCGATGAGTTTCTGTACGATTGGGAGGAATTCCGCAACAGCATCATCAGCCGTCAGACACCGCTGGCCAAAGAATCGCCGCAAAACGGATTCTGGAGCAAGAAAAAAATACTCCCTTATGCCATTTCCATTGTCGCTCTGGCCATAATCATTGCCTTGGTCATGATATTTTCCAAATAGGATAAGCCTGCCTTTTTCCAATCAGGCTAATCACAGCGATCGCCGCCCCCTCAGCAATCATGAAATTCCAATTATATGGGGTATTACTTTGGAAATTAAGGAACGCGATTCTTGACTTGGGGCTTATTACTTACCCCAGCAATCCCGGGAAGAGCTGGCTTAAGCCTGTGGCGATAAATTCCACCGAAATGGCGGTCAGAATCAGTCCCATAACACGGGTGGCGATATTGATACCGGTTCGCCCCAGCCATTTGCTGAGCGGTATGGCCACCAGCATCGTTATCCAGAGCACTATCGCCGCGACAATGCAACTGCCGATCAGAATCCCTTTGTGTTCCCAGCCGGGCGCCTCCTGAGAGTAAATAATCAGCGTACTTATCGCTCCCGGCCCGGCCAGAAGCGGCATCGCCATCGGAACCACCGCAATACTCTCTTTGCTTTCGGCCTCCTTATCTTCCTCGGGCGTATGCTTGCTGGTGCTCTGGCGGGCATGCATCATGGCAATCCCCAAAAAGAGAAGCAGTATCCCGCCGGCCACCCGGAACGAGGCCATGCTGATTCCGAAAAACTTCAAAATCGTCTCGCCGAAAATGCAGGTAATTACCAGTACCACCGCCATGGCGAACGCGGCTATTCGGGCGGTATGGCGTCTCTCGGCGTTTTGCTGCTGTCCGGTCAGGCTGAGAAATATCGGGATGGCGCCGATCGGATCGATAATCACCATCACCGCGATAAATATCTTGATATATTCGTTCCAGTGAAGCATTTCAATTCCATTCAGGCTGCTATAAATAAGTACAACCGTTGCCCGGATTATTTTACATCATCCGGCTGCGGGCAATACTGAGTACCTTCAGGCAATGGGGGCAAAAATAGACGCAGTTGTCAGCAGTGAAAATCGGGACTCCCTTGGTCCGCATATATATCTCGTTCAACACCGCACCGCAGTGGGGACAGACAGGGAAGAGATCGTCCCGCTCCGTCAATTTCAATTCGAGGTTCTGTTTCTCCATTGATGGGGGTGTGAACGAAGCTGAACGAACCGTCGGCGGTTCATTGGTTTCGGTTGCATTCTCCGGAATAGTGACCAGGCCGCTGCAAAAAGGACAGGCCATCGTTTCCCCTCTTTTAAGAAAGCCGCTGACCACCGCCTGATTGCATTTGGAGCACTTGAATTTCAGTGCCATCTTTGTACCCTCTTGGGCTTCCTATTCTTTTTTCAGGAATGACTCATCCTCGCTGGGATATGCCCCCGACTTGACATCGGCGACAAAATCAGAAGCCGCTTTTTGTATAATCGGTGGTAAATCGGCATAGCGGCGGACAAACCGCGGCAGATAAATATCATACATTCCCAGAATATCGTTGACGACCAGTACCTGTCCGTCGCAATCCTTTCCCGCGCCAATGCCGATTGTCGGTATGTGCACCGCCTCGGTAATTTCCTTGGCTGTGTCGGCCTGCACCAGTTCCAGAACCATCGAAAAAGCGCCCGCCTCCTCAAGCGCCTGCGCCGATTCAATGAGATACTGCCGTGATTCTTCTTTGCGCCCCTGCACCCGGGCGCCGCCGAACCGGTGAATCGACTGCGGCGTCATTCCGATATGCCCCATCACCGGGATGCCGCACTCGACAATCCGTTTGACCGTCGCGGCCATCTCCACGCCCCCTTCCAGCTTGACCGCCTCGGCAAAAGACTCTCTTATGAATTTCCCGGCATTGATAATCGCCGTCTCCAGCGAGGGCTGGTATGACATGAACGGCATATCGGCGATAACCAGTGCATACCGGGTCCCGCGCGCCACCGCCCGCACATGCGCCAGCATCATCTCCATGGTCACCGGATGCGTGCTCTTCTCGCCGTACAGCACCATCCCGACCGAATCGCCCACGAGAAGCGAATCGACACCTGCCTTATCGAGTATCCGGGCGGTGAAATAATCATAAGCTGTCAATACCGCTATTTTTTCCCCCTTAATTTTCCTGTCCAGAAAGCGGGCCACCGTCACTTTCTTTCTTTCCGACTGTTCCACCATCAGCTTTTGCTCCCCGCCGGCACGTAATATTTTTTCCCCGACACCGGTTTTTTGATCAGTTCTACCAGATTTTCGAAATCGCTTCGGTTTTCGACAAAATCTATATCATCGGTTTTGACCACCAAAAGAGGCGTCTCTTCATAATGAAAAAAGAAATAATTGAACGACTCATTCAACTGCTGGATATAATCGGCATCAATATTGCGCTCGAAAGTATAATTCCGTTTTCGGATACGCTCTTGAAGCACCGGCGTCGAAGCCTGGAGATATATCGTCAGATCCGGTTTGGGGATGCTGCTGTTAAGCAGGGGGATAATCTTCTCATACAGAGTCGCCTCGCGGGGGCTGAGATTGACCGAGGCAAAGATCCTGTCGCGCGCAAAAGAGTAGTCGGCGATAATTCTCTGGGCAAAGAGATCGTAGGCCATAAGCGATTGCTGCTGCTGATAACGGGTGAGAAGAAAATACAATTGGGCGGAAAAAGCATACCTCTTGGGATTCTTGTAGAAATCAACCAGGAACGGATTGTTCATGGCATCATCGAGAAGCAACTCCGCTTTCAACTCCTCGGCCAGCATTTTGGCCAGGGTCGATTTGCCGACTCCGATCACACCCTCAACGGCGATATATCTTGATTCAGACATGAAGCGTCAATGATTCCTTGTACATAATCAGCTGATTTTTTTCTTCCTCATCCAGATATGAGGCCATTTTCTTTCCTGTCACCGGATGTATCAAGTCCGGTTCAATCTGAAGCAGGGGGGCGAGAATGAAAGTACGTTCGGTCATTTTTCGGTGCGGGACCGAGAGACGCTCGGTTTCGATTATTTCTTTCCCGAAGAGAAGAAGATCGATATCAATCGATCGCGGCTGATAATTTCCCTTGCCGGTTCGCCCCAGCTTCTTTTCGAGTCGTTCAAGATTGTTGAGAAGCTCCAGCGGCGAATAAATGTAATCTCCTTTGATGACCATATTGAGAAAATCCGGCGCCGGCTGAGCCATCTCTACCGCCGCGCTGAGATATACGGGGGAAAAGGCCACCGCCTCAAATCCCTCCAGATGCGCGATCATCTCCGCGGCTTTGACCAGGTTCCCCTCTCTATCGCCCAGATTCGACCCGAGTGATAAGAATATGTTATTGGACATATGCATTTCCTCCTTATTTCTTATCATCGGCTAAAATCTTGGCGGCATCAGGCTGATGACGGGTGACTTCGAATTCTATATGATCGATCGTCCCGGCAATAGGGGGGACCACTTTGCGTACTCTCACCGTCACCCTGAAAACCGGGAATTCCCTGAGAATCTCGTTGGCCAGCGATATGGCCAGACTTTCCACCAGCGAAAAGGCCTTTCCCTCGACAATATCCTTGATTTTCCCAAAGACGGCCGCATAATCAACCGTGTCTTTCAGGGAATCGGATTGTCCCGGAGAGGCCAGATCCGTTTCCAGTTCGCAATCGACTTCGAATCTCCGGCCGGTTTCCTTTTCGGCCGCCGTAACGCCGTGAAATCCGTAAAATACCATATTGTTCAGTCTGATGACATCCATGCCTATTCTCCCTTGTTTCCTCGCCTTATCAGTCCTCGCGTCAATCTTTCACTGGCCGCACGAAATTCATCCGGTGTTGCCGTGAGAGACAAACGAACATACCCGTCACAACTCTCGCCAAAAGCATTTCCCGGCAGGACAAGAATTTTCCTCCTGCGGAAGAGCGCCGCGGCATACGATGCCGAATCCCTTCTCCCCGGAATCCTCAACCATAAGAACGGCGCCGAATCACTCCCGACCACTTT is part of the Candidatus Zixiibacteriota bacterium genome and encodes:
- a CDS encoding serine/threonine-protein kinase, producing the protein MTQQITKSEAFPEIKDYEIQAKVGQGGIAEIFRARQKSLDRPVAIKILFPELTNDPDIVRRFDRESTTIAALNHPNIVHVIDKGIANGRYYFVMEYVDGTSFKEIIHSGDYSTRDKMDIIVMVLKGLDYAHKNGVIHRDIKPANILIDSQGNTLIADFGIAQILKKSDHEMTHSDVVMGTLAYMSPEQRESSTKVDLTTDIYAIGIMLYEILVGKRPMGRFKLPSEINANISKRFDDIISRCLAEDPRERYQSAVELKDDLLNLMSGRGRAATVPKTGIGGAESFIGKCQFLDTIRESKYSSTMLVENKETHERYVIKKNEKSSTGLKEARLLSKLRHKNIIDIFGAGGDLRRLVVMMEYAPGGSLADRMVKTYSCEKALEIVAEAAEGLDFAHKNNIIHGNLRPSNILFTKEDRLKLTDFGLPPHYTMVEKNWYAPPERRAGKQGDIYALGVILYQMLLGKNPAYDRAGKLFFGAMQKSIPAPLQNILNKMLAIRMTARYKGTDEFLYDWEEFRNSIISRQTPLAKESPQNGFWSKKKILPYAISIVALAIIIALVMIFSK
- a CDS encoding YchE family NAAT transporter, whose translation is MLHWNEYIKIFIAVMVIIDPIGAIPIFLSLTGQQQNAERRHTARIAAFAMAVVLVITCIFGETILKFFGISMASFRVAGGILLLFLGIAMMHARQSTSKHTPEEDKEAESKESIAVVPMAMPLLAGPGAISTLIIYSQEAPGWEHKGILIGSCIVAAIVLWITMLVAIPLSKWLGRTGINIATRVMGLILTAISVEFIATGLSQLFPGLLG
- the panB gene encoding 3-methyl-2-oxobutanoate hydroxymethyltransferase, whose protein sequence is MVEQSERKKVTVARFLDRKIKGEKIAVLTAYDYFTARILDKAGVDSLLVGDSVGMVLYGEKSTHPVTMEMMLAHVRAVARGTRYALVIADMPFMSYQPSLETAIINAGKFIRESFAEAVKLEGGVEMAATVKRIVECGIPVMGHIGMTPQSIHRFGGARVQGRKEESRQYLIESAQALEEAGAFSMVLELVQADTAKEITEAVHIPTIGIGAGKDCDGQVLVVNDILGMYDIYLPRFVRRYADLPPIIQKAASDFVADVKSGAYPSEDESFLKKE
- a CDS encoding deoxynucleoside kinase: MSESRYIAVEGVIGVGKSTLAKMLAEELKAELLLDDAMNNPFLVDFYKNPKRYAFSAQLYFLLTRYQQQQSLMAYDLFAQRIIADYSFARDRIFASVNLSPREATLYEKIIPLLNSSIPKPDLTIYLQASTPVLQERIRKRNYTFERNIDADYIQQLNESFNYFFFHYEETPLLVVKTDDIDFVENRSDFENLVELIKKPVSGKKYYVPAGSKS
- the folK gene encoding 2-amino-4-hydroxy-6-hydroxymethyldihydropteridine diphosphokinase, producing the protein MSNNIFLSLGSNLGDREGNLVKAAEMIAHLEGFEAVAFSPVYLSAAVEMAQPAPDFLNMVIKGDYIYSPLELLNNLERLEKKLGRTGKGNYQPRSIDIDLLLFGKEIIETERLSVPHRKMTERTFILAPLLQIEPDLIHPVTGKKMASYLDEEEKNQLIMYKESLTLHV
- the folB gene encoding dihydroneopterin aldolase is translated as MDVIRLNNMVFYGFHGVTAAEKETGRRFEVDCELETDLASPGQSDSLKDTVDYAAVFGKIKDIVEGKAFSLVESLAISLANEILREFPVFRVTVRVRKVVPPIAGTIDHIEFEVTRHQPDAAKILADDKK